Proteins found in one Ptychodera flava strain L36383 chromosome 16, AS_Pfla_20210202, whole genome shotgun sequence genomic segment:
- the LOC139114561 gene encoding tyrosine-protein kinase ABL1-like isoform X5 has protein sequence MLLTDTYIETVCVTENLHEVFSSRPLPHHPDGVSAWSSQEALLVGNEDKDPNLFVALYDFTGTGENQLSVAKGEALIILNYNKSGEWVEAKARDGRTGWVPYSYISPADSLEKHSWYHGRISRNAAEYLLSSGIDGSFLVRDSESSPGQLSISLRYEGRVYHYRISNASDGKVFVTPDSKFNTLPELVRHHSMNADGLITTLHYPAPKKNKPTIYGLSPQPDDWEIERTEIVMKHKLGGGQYGEVYEAVWKKHNKTVAVKTLKEETMQVEEFLKEASVMKEIRHPNLVQLLGVCTREPPFYIITEFMPHGNLLDYLRENNEETLPAVTLMYIATQVSSAMAYLEEKNFIHRDLAARNCLIGENHSLKVADFGLARLMTGDTYTAHAGAKFPIKWTAPESLAYNKFSIKSDVWAFGILLWEIATYGMSPYPGVELTQVYEMLENGYRMEKPDGCPDKVYKLMKKCWRWDPTERPSFEEAHDDLNSMFHNSSINEAMVISNKIEKTKERKPGPTLPSKSRSVKQPKASTTAAEGVHDSGYRTSTNNSPVIGKRSDKTRSSGKSSKHSTSRKKGPAPPERTTSFPVRRDRESEPVGNGETLQLEEDDDGRIDQIFENIDQQLNSCLNLANNSSGESKSPSLESGISSTGSVTAGEGTEAVGKHPKIPLPLPANARRGTSFKEARKNCKSDTEREGMVDGHSAMVRSTSSPAIRHPSGDGGSSAMRESPRMNRRSMDSSSGSESTPPEYRRKVTPIPLARNKHSPIEDSIASSHRKVSTPPPKFSSSFDLPSHREEDEAQIEADERVKEKPSKSKSRKADPEKAHRSHHQESSKRSPRKQYSKTLDRNEEWVRAPPIFRPPSPPPGPPPPQIAPKPHVSSKPAPAGTKPAIPANKPTVTSPKHRPTTSPRHFKLEKTISSPEQTSPERIVSHSQEKNGAESPPPLTSPKGFKPALPSSKPVLPVDVFQHGAPGRLSLRKTQSPEQPEIHDVSKETLTNLAETIENRIGKILKKGNYYSNVVELCDATQVYVAACNKYVDSVSVLARFSFREALSLLQSNLQNLRVKSSSNSQMELTNLLSAVQNSIRDVNSIVQR, from the exons GTGaagctttgataattttgaactaCAACAAAAGTGGAGAGTGGGTAGAGGCCAAGGCCAGGGACGGCAGGACAGGATGGGTGCCCTACAGCTATATATCCCCAGCGGATAGCCTGGAGAAACACTCCTGGTATCATGGAAGAATATCTCGGAATGCCGCGGAGTACTTACTCAGTAGTGGAATAGATGGTAGCTTTCTTGTGCGCGACAGCGAGAGTAGTCCAGGACAGCTGTCAATATCGTTACGCTATGAAGGGCGTGTGTACCATTACAGGATTTCAAATGCTTCAGATGGGAAG GTGTTTGTGACCCCAGACAGCAAGTTCAACACACTGCCTGAACTTGTACGTCACCATTCCATGAACGCCGACGGGCTCATCACAACTTTACACTACCCGGCGCCCAAGAAGAACAAGCCCACCATATACGGCCTGTCGCCGCAGCCGGACGACTGGGAGATCGAGAGGACGGAGATTGTGATGAAACATAAACTGGGAGGAGGGCAGTATGGGGAGGTCTACGAAGCCGTCTGGAAGAAACACAACAAAACTGTGGCTGTGAAAACTCTGAAG GAAGAAACTATGCAAGTGGAAGAATTTCTGAAGGAGGCAAGCGTCATGAAAGAAATAAGACATCCAAACTTAGTGCAATTATTAG GTGTGTGTACGCGAGAGCCACCGTTTTACATCATTACCGAATTCATGCCCCACGGCAACCTCCTAGATTACCTCCGTGAGAACAACGAAGAGACGCTGCCGGCCGTCACACTGATGTACATCGCCACCCAGGTCTCCTCTGCCATGGCCTACTTAGAAGAGAAGAATTTCATCCACAG GGATCTAGCTGCCAGGAATTGCCTTATCGGGGAAAACCATTCTCTGAAAGTGGCCGATTTCGGTCTGGCTCGCTTGATGACGGGCGATACGTACACTGCCCACGCTGGTGCTAAATTTCCAATCAAGTGGACGGCCCCGGAGAGTTTGGCTTACAACAAGTTTTCGATCAAGTCCGATGTTTGGG CATTTGGTATCCTGCTTTGGGAGATAGCCACCTATGGAATGTCACCCTACCCAGGGGTGGAACTGACGCAGGTCTacgaaatgttagaaaatggtTACAGGATGGAAAAACCAGATGGATGTCCCGACAAGGTCTATAAacttatgaaaaaat GCTGGAGGTGGGATCCCACAGAGAGACCGTCTTTTGAAGAAGCACATGATGACCTTAATTCAATGTTTCACAACTCAAGCATCAATGAAG CAATGGTTATTTCTAACA AGATAGAGAAGACCAAAGAGAGGAAACCGGGACCAACACTTCCCAGCAAGTCCAGATCTGTGAAGCAACCAAAGGCTAGCACTACTGCTGCAGAAGGTGTGCATGACTCCG GCTACCGTACATCCACCAACAACTCACCAGTGATCGGCAAACGTAGTGATAAAACAAGGAGTAGTGGTAAAAGTAGCAAGCACTCAACTAGTCGAAAGAAAGGCCCAGCACCCCCGGAACGCACCACTTCCTTTCCCGTCAGAAGGGACAGAGAGAGTGAGCCTGTCGGGAATGGTGAGACCCTACAGCTGGAGGAAGACGATGATGGCAGAATTGACCAAATATTTGAGAACATTGATCAACAGTTGAATTCCTGTTTGAATCTTGCGAATAACAGTAGCGGGGAGAGTAAATCTCCAAGCCTGGAAAGTGGAATAAGCAGTACAGGATCTGTCACTGCCGGAGAGGGCACCGAAGCGGTAGGGAAGCATCCCAAGATTCCGCTTCCTCTGCCGGCAAACGCCCGGCGAGGGACCAGTTTCAAGGAAGCGagaaagaactgtaaaagtgaCACTGAGAGAGAAGGTATGGTGGACGGCCACTCTGCAATGGTTCGGTCCACATCTAGCCCTGCCATACGCCATCCAAGCGGAGATGGCGGCTCGTCTGCTATGAGAGAATCACCACGGATGAACAGAAGGAGTATGGATTCCAGTTCCGGATCTGAGTCGACCCCACCGGAATACCGACGGAAAGTGACACCCATACCACTCGCCAGGAACAAGCATTCACCAATTGAGGACAGCATAGCCAGCAGCCACCGCAAAGTATCAACCCCACCACCAAAGTTCTCCTCAAGTTTTGATCTACCCTCCCACAGAGAGGAGGATGAGGCACAGATTGAAGCCGATGAGCGTGTCAAGGAAAAGCCAAGCAAGAGCAAATCAAGGAAGGCAGATCCGGAAAAGGCACACCGTTCCCACCACCAAGAAAGCAGCAAACGATCACCAAGAAAGCAGTACAGTAAAACGCTGGACAGAAATGAGGAATGGGTGCGAGCCCCTCCCATATTTCGGCCACCAAGCCCTCCTCCAGGACCACCTCCCCCACAAATAGCACCAAAACCACATGTTTCCAGTAAGCCTGCCCCAGCTGGAACTAAACCAGCCATTCCCGCTAACAAGCCAACAGTAACTAGCCCCAAGCACAGACCAACCACCAGTCCCAGGCACTTCAAACTCGAAAAGACAATCTCAAGTCCTGAACAGACGTCGCCTGAAAGGATAGTCAGTCACAGTCAGGAGAAGAATGGAGCTGAGTCGCCACCACCTCTAACTTCACCAAAAGGCTTCAAACCTGCACTGCCCAGTTCTAAGCCAGTGTTGCCTGTTGATGTTTTTCAACACGGTGCCCCTGGGAGGCTGTCGCTCCGGAAGACACAGTCGCCAGAGCAGCCAGAAATCCATGACGTTAGCAAGGAAACTCTGACAAACCTAGCGGAAACCATAGAAAATAGAATCGGAAAGATCCTCAAGAAGGGGAATTATTACTCAAACGTCGTTGAACTGTGCGACGCTACACAGGTTTACGTGGCAGCTTGCAATAAATATGTGGACTCGGTGTCAGTATTAGCAAGGTTTTCATTTCGCGAAGCGCTTTCACTTCTGCAGTCTAATTTACAAAATCTAAGGGTGAAGAGTTCAAGTAATAGCCAAATGGAACTAACAAATCTTTTATCTGCAGTGCAGAACTCTATCCGTGATGTGAATTCCATAGTGCAAAGGTAG
- the LOC139114561 gene encoding tyrosine-protein kinase ABL1-like isoform X1: MGQHQGKEAKRSGSGFGTKSTKAGSKNKDARLDPPCNVFAEHQENLHEVFSSRPLPHHPDGVSAWSSQEALLVGNEDKDPNLFVALYDFTGTGENQLSVAKGEALIILNYNKSGEWVEAKARDGRTGWVPYSYISPADSLEKHSWYHGRISRNAAEYLLSSGIDGSFLVRDSESSPGQLSISLRYEGRVYHYRISNASDGKVFVTPDSKFNTLPELVRHHSMNADGLITTLHYPAPKKNKPTIYGLSPQPDDWEIERTEIVMKHKLGGGQYGEVYEAVWKKHNKTVAVKTLKEETMQVEEFLKEASVMKEIRHPNLVQLLGVCTREPPFYIITEFMPHGNLLDYLRENNEETLPAVTLMYIATQVSSAMAYLEEKNFIHRDLAARNCLIGENHSLKVADFGLARLMTGDTYTAHAGAKFPIKWTAPESLAYNKFSIKSDVWAFGILLWEIATYGMSPYPGVELTQVYEMLENGYRMEKPDGCPDKVYKLMKKCWRWDPTERPSFEEAHDDLNSMFHNSSINEAMVISNKIEKTKERKPGPTLPSKSRSVKQPKASTTAAEGVHDSGYRTSTNNSPVIGKRSDKTRSSGKSSKHSTSRKKGPAPPERTTSFPVRRDRESEPVGNGETLQLEEDDDGRIDQIFENIDQQLNSCLNLANNSSGESKSPSLESGISSTGSVTAGEGTEAVGKHPKIPLPLPANARRGTSFKEARKNCKSDTEREGMVDGHSAMVRSTSSPAIRHPSGDGGSSAMRESPRMNRRSMDSSSGSESTPPEYRRKVTPIPLARNKHSPIEDSIASSHRKVSTPPPKFSSSFDLPSHREEDEAQIEADERVKEKPSKSKSRKADPEKAHRSHHQESSKRSPRKQYSKTLDRNEEWVRAPPIFRPPSPPPGPPPPQIAPKPHVSSKPAPAGTKPAIPANKPTVTSPKHRPTTSPRHFKLEKTISSPEQTSPERIVSHSQEKNGAESPPPLTSPKGFKPALPSSKPVLPVDVFQHGAPGRLSLRKTQSPEQPEIHDVSKETLTNLAETIENRIGKILKKGNYYSNVVELCDATQVYVAACNKYVDSVSVLARFSFREALSLLQSNLQNLRVKSSSNSQMELTNLLSAVQNSIRDVNSIVQR, translated from the exons GTGaagctttgataattttgaactaCAACAAAAGTGGAGAGTGGGTAGAGGCCAAGGCCAGGGACGGCAGGACAGGATGGGTGCCCTACAGCTATATATCCCCAGCGGATAGCCTGGAGAAACACTCCTGGTATCATGGAAGAATATCTCGGAATGCCGCGGAGTACTTACTCAGTAGTGGAATAGATGGTAGCTTTCTTGTGCGCGACAGCGAGAGTAGTCCAGGACAGCTGTCAATATCGTTACGCTATGAAGGGCGTGTGTACCATTACAGGATTTCAAATGCTTCAGATGGGAAG GTGTTTGTGACCCCAGACAGCAAGTTCAACACACTGCCTGAACTTGTACGTCACCATTCCATGAACGCCGACGGGCTCATCACAACTTTACACTACCCGGCGCCCAAGAAGAACAAGCCCACCATATACGGCCTGTCGCCGCAGCCGGACGACTGGGAGATCGAGAGGACGGAGATTGTGATGAAACATAAACTGGGAGGAGGGCAGTATGGGGAGGTCTACGAAGCCGTCTGGAAGAAACACAACAAAACTGTGGCTGTGAAAACTCTGAAG GAAGAAACTATGCAAGTGGAAGAATTTCTGAAGGAGGCAAGCGTCATGAAAGAAATAAGACATCCAAACTTAGTGCAATTATTAG GTGTGTGTACGCGAGAGCCACCGTTTTACATCATTACCGAATTCATGCCCCACGGCAACCTCCTAGATTACCTCCGTGAGAACAACGAAGAGACGCTGCCGGCCGTCACACTGATGTACATCGCCACCCAGGTCTCCTCTGCCATGGCCTACTTAGAAGAGAAGAATTTCATCCACAG GGATCTAGCTGCCAGGAATTGCCTTATCGGGGAAAACCATTCTCTGAAAGTGGCCGATTTCGGTCTGGCTCGCTTGATGACGGGCGATACGTACACTGCCCACGCTGGTGCTAAATTTCCAATCAAGTGGACGGCCCCGGAGAGTTTGGCTTACAACAAGTTTTCGATCAAGTCCGATGTTTGGG CATTTGGTATCCTGCTTTGGGAGATAGCCACCTATGGAATGTCACCCTACCCAGGGGTGGAACTGACGCAGGTCTacgaaatgttagaaaatggtTACAGGATGGAAAAACCAGATGGATGTCCCGACAAGGTCTATAAacttatgaaaaaat GCTGGAGGTGGGATCCCACAGAGAGACCGTCTTTTGAAGAAGCACATGATGACCTTAATTCAATGTTTCACAACTCAAGCATCAATGAAG CAATGGTTATTTCTAACA AGATAGAGAAGACCAAAGAGAGGAAACCGGGACCAACACTTCCCAGCAAGTCCAGATCTGTGAAGCAACCAAAGGCTAGCACTACTGCTGCAGAAGGTGTGCATGACTCCG GCTACCGTACATCCACCAACAACTCACCAGTGATCGGCAAACGTAGTGATAAAACAAGGAGTAGTGGTAAAAGTAGCAAGCACTCAACTAGTCGAAAGAAAGGCCCAGCACCCCCGGAACGCACCACTTCCTTTCCCGTCAGAAGGGACAGAGAGAGTGAGCCTGTCGGGAATGGTGAGACCCTACAGCTGGAGGAAGACGATGATGGCAGAATTGACCAAATATTTGAGAACATTGATCAACAGTTGAATTCCTGTTTGAATCTTGCGAATAACAGTAGCGGGGAGAGTAAATCTCCAAGCCTGGAAAGTGGAATAAGCAGTACAGGATCTGTCACTGCCGGAGAGGGCACCGAAGCGGTAGGGAAGCATCCCAAGATTCCGCTTCCTCTGCCGGCAAACGCCCGGCGAGGGACCAGTTTCAAGGAAGCGagaaagaactgtaaaagtgaCACTGAGAGAGAAGGTATGGTGGACGGCCACTCTGCAATGGTTCGGTCCACATCTAGCCCTGCCATACGCCATCCAAGCGGAGATGGCGGCTCGTCTGCTATGAGAGAATCACCACGGATGAACAGAAGGAGTATGGATTCCAGTTCCGGATCTGAGTCGACCCCACCGGAATACCGACGGAAAGTGACACCCATACCACTCGCCAGGAACAAGCATTCACCAATTGAGGACAGCATAGCCAGCAGCCACCGCAAAGTATCAACCCCACCACCAAAGTTCTCCTCAAGTTTTGATCTACCCTCCCACAGAGAGGAGGATGAGGCACAGATTGAAGCCGATGAGCGTGTCAAGGAAAAGCCAAGCAAGAGCAAATCAAGGAAGGCAGATCCGGAAAAGGCACACCGTTCCCACCACCAAGAAAGCAGCAAACGATCACCAAGAAAGCAGTACAGTAAAACGCTGGACAGAAATGAGGAATGGGTGCGAGCCCCTCCCATATTTCGGCCACCAAGCCCTCCTCCAGGACCACCTCCCCCACAAATAGCACCAAAACCACATGTTTCCAGTAAGCCTGCCCCAGCTGGAACTAAACCAGCCATTCCCGCTAACAAGCCAACAGTAACTAGCCCCAAGCACAGACCAACCACCAGTCCCAGGCACTTCAAACTCGAAAAGACAATCTCAAGTCCTGAACAGACGTCGCCTGAAAGGATAGTCAGTCACAGTCAGGAGAAGAATGGAGCTGAGTCGCCACCACCTCTAACTTCACCAAAAGGCTTCAAACCTGCACTGCCCAGTTCTAAGCCAGTGTTGCCTGTTGATGTTTTTCAACACGGTGCCCCTGGGAGGCTGTCGCTCCGGAAGACACAGTCGCCAGAGCAGCCAGAAATCCATGACGTTAGCAAGGAAACTCTGACAAACCTAGCGGAAACCATAGAAAATAGAATCGGAAAGATCCTCAAGAAGGGGAATTATTACTCAAACGTCGTTGAACTGTGCGACGCTACACAGGTTTACGTGGCAGCTTGCAATAAATATGTGGACTCGGTGTCAGTATTAGCAAGGTTTTCATTTCGCGAAGCGCTTTCACTTCTGCAGTCTAATTTACAAAATCTAAGGGTGAAGAGTTCAAGTAATAGCCAAATGGAACTAACAAATCTTTTATCTGCAGTGCAGAACTCTATCCGTGATGTGAATTCCATAGTGCAAAGGTAG